A DNA window from Streptococcus sp. LPB0220 contains the following coding sequences:
- a CDS encoding DUF443 family protein, giving the protein MEVNFKALDVYYFGILEMNGKRYVLDSNSLTSKRYYWGFAPKEFKLDIIELEASNRNFDKKIKMAPEGRRSIAISISVALSSALYRIGAGIFRYYSISQNLYLKILLFLMSFLIAFVIYRFILWRSRKEIARRLTPNRPKYKIVFRNVKKQRQFHAYVFLIPIFIVFGFYMNTHDGTEACFLYINGMLAYLCIWIESGSILFEYAYEKGRVEFERLEAVDEDKSV; this is encoded by the coding sequence ATGGAAGTTAATTTTAAAGCCTTGGATGTCTATTATTTTGGCATCCTTGAAATGAATGGAAAAAGGTATGTTTTAGATTCAAATTCGTTGACATCTAAACGTTACTATTGGGGATTTGCTCCTAAGGAGTTCAAGTTGGATATCATAGAGTTAGAGGCTTCAAATAGAAACTTTGACAAAAAGATTAAAATGGCTCCAGAAGGTAGACGTTCGATAGCGATAAGTATTAGTGTTGCACTTAGTTCAGCTCTATATAGAATAGGGGCTGGAATTTTTAGATATTATAGCATTAGTCAGAATCTCTATTTAAAAATCTTGTTATTTCTAATGTCATTTCTGATAGCTTTTGTCATTTATAGATTCATCCTCTGGAGATCTCGAAAGGAAATTGCTAGACGCCTTACACCCAATCGTCCAAAATATAAGATCGTCTTTCGAAATGTAAAGAAGCAACGACAATTTCATGCTTATGTTTTTCTTATTCCAATTTTTATTGTGTTTGGATTCTATATGAATACTCATGATGGAACTGAAGCTTGTTTTCTTTATATCAATGGCATGTTGGCTTATCTTTGTATTTGGATAGAGTCAGGTAGTATTCTATTTGAATATGCATATGAGAAAGGGCGTGTTGAATTTGAGAGACTGGAAGCAGTGGATGAGGATAAATCTGTTTAG
- a CDS encoding TetR/AcrR family transcriptional regulator codes for MAERKISEKSLENLKRFNRENNAITRESIEISLLQLLEKKDLKKITISELVQRAGVSRAAFYRNYDSKEEILESIFQSSIAKITKSLDGYNLKTDLYQVWVYLFKEVKKEAKIISLAIDYNFERLLTKAVYDFLEKRNGSSSNGAGSYLNSFWSSAIVSVISKWIKDGMKIPAEKIATLGLPLFPQKKK; via the coding sequence ATGGCAGAAAGAAAAATATCCGAGAAATCCTTGGAAAATCTCAAACGATTTAACCGAGAAAACAATGCGATTACACGAGAATCCATCGAAATCTCTCTCCTGCAATTGTTGGAGAAAAAAGATCTGAAAAAGATCACCATCTCTGAGCTGGTTCAGCGTGCGGGTGTCTCTCGCGCAGCCTTTTACCGTAATTATGACTCCAAAGAAGAGATTCTAGAGTCCATCTTTCAATCTAGTATCGCAAAGATTACCAAGTCTTTAGATGGCTACAATCTCAAGACAGACCTTTACCAAGTCTGGGTCTACCTCTTTAAGGAAGTCAAGAAAGAAGCCAAGATCATCAGTCTAGCTATTGATTATAATTTCGAACGGCTCTTGACCAAGGCTGTTTATGATTTTTTAGAAAAAAGAAATGGCAGCTCCTCGAATGGCGCTGGCAGCTACCTCAATTCCTTCTGGAGCTCAGCCATTGTCTCTGTCATCTCCAAATGGATTAAGGATGGTATGAAGATCCCCGCCGAGAAGATCGCGACACTTGGTCTGCCCCTCTTTCCACAAAAGAAGAAGTAA
- a CDS encoding DegV family protein: MKWKIIADSGCDYRSLDNLAPDTEFVSVPLTIQVGETIYTDDVQLNIDQMMEEMYATTTASKSACPSPDDYMKSFEGAENIVVVTITGTLSGSYNSAEVAKKIYLEEHPNTNIHVINSLSAGGEVDLIVRKLNQLVAEGLDFDQVVDVITTYQSKTKLLFVLAKVDNLVKNGRLSKLIGTVVGLLNIRMVGEASKTGTLELLQKARGQKKAIKAAFDELIKAGYAGGHITIAHRNNEKFIEQFSALVREKFAHAMIEVLPTSGLCSFYAEEGGLLMGYEI, translated from the coding sequence ATGAAATGGAAAATTATTGCGGATTCAGGCTGTGACTACCGCTCTTTGGACAATCTGGCACCGGATACGGAGTTTGTCAGTGTCCCATTGACCATCCAAGTGGGAGAAACTATCTACACAGATGATGTCCAACTCAATATCGATCAGATGATGGAAGAGATGTATGCGACTACGACTGCTTCTAAGTCTGCCTGTCCGAGTCCCGATGATTATATGAAGTCCTTTGAAGGAGCTGAAAATATCGTCGTTGTGACCATCACTGGAACCCTTTCAGGTAGCTACAATAGTGCTGAGGTGGCCAAGAAGATTTATCTAGAAGAGCATCCGAATACCAATATCCACGTCATTAATAGCTTGTCAGCTGGGGGTGAGGTGGACCTGATCGTTCGCAAGCTCAATCAGTTGGTCGCTGAAGGCCTCGATTTTGATCAAGTAGTCGATGTGATCACGACCTACCAGTCTAAGACGAAGTTGCTCTTTGTTTTGGCCAAGGTTGATAATCTGGTCAAAAATGGGCGTCTCAGCAAATTGATCGGGACTGTTGTCGGACTCCTCAATATCCGTATGGTCGGGGAAGCTAGTAAGACCGGTACTCTTGAGTTGCTCCAAAAAGCTCGGGGCCAAAAGAAAGCGATCAAAGCTGCTTTTGATGAATTGATCAAGGCGGGTTATGCTGGCGGTCATATCACCATCGCCCACCGCAACAATGAAAAATTTATTGAGCAATTCTCTGCATTGGTTCGTGAAAAATTTGCCCATGCAATGATCGAAGTCCTTCCTACTTCTGGACTTTGTAGTTTCTACGCCGAAGAAGGCGGCCTCCTCATGGGGTATGAAATTTAA
- a CDS encoding ABC transporter ATP-binding protein, whose amino-acid sequence MITFHGVTKDYDGHIALNHLDLTIEDGQIVGLIGHNGAGKSTTIKSLVSVITPTTGSIEVDGQDLYSHRLAIKKKIGYVADSPDLFLRLTANEFWELVATSYDMSQKDCDQRLEELLRIFDFQSHRYEVIESFSHGMRQKVFVIAALLSDPDIWVLDEPMTGLDPQASYDLKQMMRQHADRGKTVIFSTHVLEVAEQLCDKIAILKKGNLIFYGTIEELKGQHPEQSLESIYLSLAGRKEEGGDHAS is encoded by the coding sequence ATGATTACATTTCACGGAGTTACCAAAGATTACGATGGGCACATTGCCCTCAACCACTTGGATCTGACCATCGAGGATGGGCAAATTGTCGGCTTGATTGGTCACAACGGAGCTGGAAAGTCCACAACCATCAAGAGCCTGGTCAGTGTCATCACCCCAACCACTGGTTCCATTGAAGTGGATGGTCAGGACCTCTATAGCCATCGACTGGCGATCAAAAAGAAGATCGGTTATGTGGCAGATTCGCCAGATCTTTTCTTGCGTCTCACAGCCAATGAATTTTGGGAGTTGGTTGCGACCTCTTATGATATGAGTCAGAAAGACTGTGACCAACGCTTAGAGGAGCTTCTTAGGATCTTTGATTTTCAGAGCCACCGCTATGAAGTGATTGAATCCTTTTCACATGGGATGCGCCAGAAGGTCTTCGTCATTGCAGCCCTCTTGTCCGATCCAGATATCTGGGTCTTGGACGAACCAATGACCGGTTTGGACCCACAGGCTTCTTACGATTTAAAACAAATGATGCGCCAGCATGCGGATCGGGGCAAGACGGTTATTTTCTCTACCCACGTTTTAGAAGTAGCCGAACAACTCTGTGATAAAATCGCCATTCTCAAAAAGGGTAATCTCATTTTCTATGGGACGATCGAGGAATTGAAGGGCCAACATCCCGAACAAAGTCTGGAAAGTATCTATCTCAGCCTAGCGGGTCGTAAGGAAGAAGGTGGCGATCATGCGTCTTAA
- a CDS encoding M20/M25/M40 family metallo-hydrolase — translation MKTTNRESIETIFTEALAIPSFTNTETEQGIEAYLDQRLAQTPYFKEHSNQFGRYQVPQDHLHRSVNWALVDKGKRNTVILFHHHDTVDLEDYGNLAGIALDSDKVAEALKTLDMRPDMQEDLASGEWKFGRGSCDMKAALALQLGVLEAYAADPTEGQVNLLYLSVGDEESYSRGMRGALGLLTDLQEKFDLNYVLAVDSEPFESEVGKEKVLHIGTVGKLMPVVVAQGVLSHMKEPLKGINALSLLVAIASQLDLHPDLADQALGETSPLPSWSYLRDLKEQYDVSTVLYAAGYFSVLHLKKTPQELLQRIYELSQEALDAFYKKYEHLQDKAGQDHMIARPKVITYQELEERCQAIEGYQAFREASNQKAEHDFRNGTSYQSLAIQQIQRLLEFLGDKDPMVVIGFAPPYYPSMNCRFLDNTDFNIVSLITDYREYLDTRGYLLKVEEYFMGINDTSYCALEKDVASYQVVLDSLATPAQVYDLDLKKIAQIQVPAVNLGPWGKELHKRGERVYKEDFLETIPNYLLELLYHFDDRLSTE, via the coding sequence GTGAAAACCACCAATAGAGAGAGCATCGAAACAATTTTTACCGAAGCCTTGGCGATTCCAAGCTTCACCAATACTGAGACCGAGCAAGGAATTGAGGCCTACCTGGATCAACGGCTTGCCCAGACCCCCTATTTCAAGGAACATTCGAACCAGTTTGGGCGCTATCAGGTGCCACAGGATCACTTGCATCGGTCGGTCAATTGGGCCTTGGTCGATAAGGGCAAGAGAAACACAGTTATTCTTTTCCACCACCATGATACAGTCGATCTAGAAGACTATGGAAATTTAGCAGGGATCGCACTCGATTCTGATAAAGTAGCAGAAGCCTTGAAAACACTGGATATGCGACCTGATATGCAGGAAGATTTAGCTTCTGGGGAGTGGAAATTTGGCAGAGGGTCTTGCGATATGAAAGCAGCCCTAGCCCTGCAATTGGGGGTTCTGGAAGCCTATGCAGCAGACCCCACAGAAGGTCAGGTCAATCTGCTCTATCTCTCTGTTGGAGACGAGGAATCCTATTCACGTGGGATGCGGGGAGCTTTGGGCCTCCTCACAGATTTGCAGGAAAAGTTTGATCTGAATTATGTATTGGCAGTGGATTCAGAGCCCTTTGAATCGGAAGTAGGAAAAGAAAAGGTCCTTCACATTGGCACAGTCGGCAAACTCATGCCAGTCGTTGTGGCGCAAGGCGTCTTGTCCCATATGAAGGAGCCCCTTAAAGGGATCAATGCCTTGTCGCTCTTAGTAGCCATCGCAAGTCAGCTAGATCTTCATCCCGATCTGGCAGATCAGGCGTTGGGAGAAACGTCTCCCCTTCCTTCTTGGTCCTATCTCAGAGATTTGAAGGAGCAGTACGATGTATCGACCGTGCTGTATGCGGCTGGTTATTTCAGTGTATTGCATTTGAAGAAAACACCTCAAGAGCTCTTGCAACGAATCTATGAGCTTAGTCAGGAGGCCTTGGATGCCTTTTACAAGAAGTATGAGCACTTGCAGGATAAGGCTGGCCAAGACCATATGATTGCAAGGCCAAAAGTCATCACCTATCAAGAACTAGAGGAACGATGCCAAGCCATAGAAGGTTACCAAGCTTTTAGGGAAGCTTCTAACCAAAAAGCGGAACACGATTTTCGTAATGGGACCAGCTACCAGAGCCTTGCGATTCAGCAAATCCAGCGACTCCTTGAGTTTCTCGGAGATAAGGATCCTATGGTGGTCATCGGTTTTGCGCCCCCCTATTATCCTTCCATGAATTGCCGCTTTTTAGACAATACCGATTTCAATATTGTGTCCCTCATCACTGATTACCGCGAGTATCTGGACACAAGAGGTTACCTCTTAAAAGTCGAAGAATACTTTATGGGGATTAACGACACCAGTTATTGTGCCTTGGAAAAGGATGTGGCCTCTTATCAAGTCGTCTTGGATAGCCTAGCCACACCAGCTCAGGTCTATGATCTGGATCTGAAAAAAATTGCCCAAATTCAGGTTCCAGCAGTTAATCTAGGACCATGGGGTAAAGAATTGCATAAGCGAGGAGAGCGGGTCTACAAAGAAGACTTCTTGGAGACCATTCCAAACTATCTGCTAGAATTGCTCTACCATTTCGATGATCGCTTATCAACAGAATAA
- a CDS encoding CocE/NonD family hydrolase codes for MKKTTLVSLLVAGLLISPAVLAQHVQADQVSSTTTEETVTPSTASPEVTETVTSTQGYTKEIVQPEKVEEVSETNRPTTSPTAPTTTQTTELHEEPASSPAVVIAPTVEPTLSNQPSPVPATPSVRTQEVSETPKVTQGDLAEITGATVTDQDREKEVTVTEAVNQLLNWASTKENQVGSTDKDRLAFAKSLGMVKEGVEGSAPVTNLTSMVDVAKQLRAAYRADKKSPLFLNGKAQPIFPFTPGDDPEHYSYDKSDIVRYIVYVETDYDTDGDGKPDLVKTFVQVPKAAVNGDYKAATIFEASPYVTGTTEERTLEGIGLKEGGNFDMAKLYEKPAKRQATKTVTTEEVAKATDPKDWYYVNPRESSEDYTHYDYENLNWYNYFLVRGYAVVTSSGLGSKGSDGINTTGSDLEVAAYKNIVEWLNGKRKAYSDKTSNQEVKADWSNGNVAMTGLSWAGTTTFGVASTGVEGLKTIVPAAGIASWYDHFNSQGSPLDTGASNDLSWLSVYTSGRILDKEDWDKVKDYYAAYITKLNELQHKDGHNYNEEYAKRDYTLNAANLKAAPLIIQGLNDDNVKPKHFELMLEAYKKAGINAKVLLHQGNHIYPSTRWSGTEVAGQAFNDLMNLWYSHYLYGIENGIENLPQVTAQDNLDPSKWRRFDKWDTNNAISARIYSKREDVTVTGDYYGTGNNWTTRNQDAAFHSSEVAASYAAPVDQDVTIKGHIPVHFSAAFVKGDKNHAHVSATLMDVSDEDFDVVKEEITYDKDGYSTRTLDKETIDETGYWNGSNLETLPLKRYKTHKVKSVVIARGWMNLANPASRYDSASSSHSIDLKENEYHDYTMYLQPNLYTVKKGHRLVLSLHTYDPDYIYFADPYEVTFKTDSISATIPIVEDSRSLLFRYQPGEKDTEYASLADRILPIATIQPKVDPEQDPSPVDQAEKPFVPSNLMTPTNPATSEILQKPSHGRDPMDFRKEQKEEAAQELAQRADKDKIEATSQPSLPKTGQVTSPWTLFGFLGLMLTSLLSLGKAHKDE; via the coding sequence ATGAAAAAAACAACTCTTGTTTCTCTACTCGTTGCAGGTTTACTGATTAGTCCTGCTGTACTCGCCCAGCATGTGCAAGCAGACCAAGTAAGTAGCACAACTACTGAGGAGACGGTGACTCCTTCTACGGCAAGTCCTGAAGTTACTGAAACAGTGACCTCAACACAAGGATACACTAAAGAAATCGTACAGCCTGAAAAAGTGGAAGAGGTTTCAGAAACTAACAGACCAACCACTTCGCCAACCGCTCCGACAACTACTCAGACGACTGAGCTACATGAAGAACCTGCGTCAAGTCCAGCGGTAGTGATCGCCCCAACTGTTGAGCCCACTCTATCCAATCAGCCAAGCCCTGTGCCTGCGACGCCTTCTGTTCGTACTCAAGAGGTGAGCGAAACTCCAAAAGTAACCCAAGGAGACTTGGCTGAAATTACTGGTGCAACTGTAACCGACCAGGATCGTGAAAAAGAAGTCACAGTGACGGAAGCAGTCAATCAACTATTGAACTGGGCTTCAACCAAGGAAAATCAAGTCGGATCTACTGATAAAGACCGATTAGCTTTTGCCAAGAGCCTAGGGATGGTCAAGGAAGGAGTGGAGGGATCCGCTCCAGTTACTAATCTCACTTCAATGGTTGATGTAGCCAAACAGCTTCGTGCCGCTTACCGCGCAGACAAGAAGTCACCTCTCTTTTTGAATGGCAAAGCACAACCTATTTTCCCATTTACGCCAGGAGACGATCCGGAGCATTACTCCTATGACAAGAGTGACATCGTCCGCTATATTGTATATGTGGAAACCGATTATGATACGGATGGAGACGGCAAGCCTGACTTGGTCAAAACCTTTGTGCAGGTGCCAAAAGCTGCTGTCAATGGGGACTATAAAGCTGCGACCATCTTTGAAGCCAGCCCTTATGTAACAGGAACGACAGAAGAGCGTACCTTAGAGGGAATTGGTCTCAAAGAAGGTGGAAACTTCGATATGGCCAAGCTCTATGAAAAACCTGCCAAACGCCAAGCAACCAAGACTGTTACGACAGAAGAAGTAGCCAAAGCGACTGATCCAAAGGATTGGTACTACGTCAATCCGCGTGAAAGCTCTGAAGATTATACGCATTATGATTACGAAAATCTCAACTGGTACAATTATTTCTTAGTTCGTGGTTATGCAGTGGTGACCAGCAGTGGTTTGGGCTCAAAAGGATCAGACGGGATCAATACGACCGGCTCTGACCTTGAAGTCGCAGCTTATAAAAATATTGTTGAATGGCTCAATGGCAAACGCAAAGCTTACTCAGATAAGACTAGCAACCAGGAAGTCAAGGCGGACTGGTCCAACGGAAACGTCGCCATGACTGGTTTGTCTTGGGCAGGTACGACAACATTTGGTGTAGCTTCTACTGGGGTAGAAGGCCTCAAGACCATTGTGCCAGCTGCAGGGATTGCTAGTTGGTATGACCATTTCAACAGCCAAGGATCTCCTCTTGATACCGGAGCTTCCAATGACCTATCTTGGCTATCTGTCTATACCTCAGGTCGAATACTTGATAAAGAAGATTGGGACAAGGTCAAGGATTACTATGCAGCCTATATTACCAAGCTCAATGAGCTCCAACACAAGGATGGTCATAATTATAACGAAGAATATGCCAAACGCGACTACACGCTCAACGCAGCAAACTTGAAAGCAGCCCCTCTCATCATCCAAGGGCTCAATGATGACAATGTTAAACCCAAACATTTTGAACTCATGTTAGAAGCCTATAAGAAGGCGGGAATCAATGCCAAGGTCTTGCTCCACCAGGGCAATCACATCTATCCATCTACTCGTTGGTCAGGGACAGAAGTCGCAGGCCAAGCCTTTAATGACCTGATGAATCTCTGGTATAGCCATTACCTCTACGGTATTGAAAATGGGATTGAAAACCTTCCACAGGTAACGGCTCAGGACAATCTAGATCCAAGTAAATGGCGTCGTTTTGATAAATGGGATACCAACAATGCCATCTCTGCTCGAATCTACTCCAAACGGGAGGATGTGACAGTAACCGGTGATTACTATGGTACGGGAAATAACTGGACTACACGTAACCAAGATGCGGCCTTCCATTCCTCAGAAGTAGCGGCTTCCTATGCAGCACCAGTCGACCAAGATGTCACCATCAAAGGCCATATTCCTGTGCATTTTAGCGCTGCTTTTGTCAAGGGAGACAAAAACCATGCCCATGTCAGTGCGACCTTGATGGATGTCTCAGACGAAGACTTTGATGTGGTCAAAGAAGAAATCACCTATGACAAAGACGGTTACAGCACACGCACATTGGACAAGGAAACGATCGATGAGACAGGCTACTGGAATGGTAGCAACCTTGAAACCTTGCCTCTCAAACGTTACAAGACCCACAAGGTTAAGAGTGTGGTGATTGCGCGTGGTTGGATGAATTTGGCTAATCCAGCATCTCGCTATGACTCAGCAAGTTCTAGTCATTCTATTGATCTGAAAGAAAACGAATATCATGATTACACCATGTATCTGCAACCAAATCTCTATACAGTGAAAAAAGGCCATCGACTGGTTTTGAGTTTGCACACCTATGATCCGGATTACATCTATTTTGCAGATCCTTATGAAGTGACCTTCAAGACAGATTCTATTTCTGCAACGATTCCAATCGTAGAAGACAGTCGGTCTCTCTTGTTCCGTTATCAACCAGGTGAAAAAGATACAGAGTATGCGTCATTGGCAGATCGGATCTTGCCAATTGCAACCATTCAACCAAAAGTAGATCCTGAACAAGACCCAAGTCCAGTAGATCAAGCAGAAAAACCATTTGTTCCAAGTAATCTAATGACGCCAACCAATCCAGCTACTTCTGAAATTCTTCAAAAACCAAGCCACGGTCGAGATCCGATGGACTTCCGTAAGGAACAAAAAGAAGAGGCGGCACAAGAATTGGCTCAAAGAGCTGATAAAGATAAGATAGAAGCGACAAGCCAACCAAGCCTTCCAAAAACAGGTCAAGTAACAAGCCCTTGGACTCTCTTTGGCTTCCTAGGACTCATGCTCACCAGCCTGTTGTCACTTGGCAAAGCTCACAAAGATGAATAA
- a CDS encoding alpha-amylase — MKEEITMENQTLMQYFEWYLPADGNHWTRLAEDAQHLADLGIHKVWMPPAFKATSNNDVGYGVYDLFDLGEFDQKGTVRTKYGFKEDYLQAIQALKDAGIQPMADVVLNHKAAADGLEEFEVVEVDPMDRNKVLTEPFTIQGWTKFTFDGRNGAYNDFHWHWYHFTGTDYDASRNKNGIYQIQGDNKGWAHGDLVDKENGNYDYLMYADIDFKHPEVVENLDQWAEWFIETTGVEGFRLDAVKHIDSFFMKNFIHNITQKYGEDFYVFGEFWNGDTETNDEYLESIDYLYDLVDVALHQNLFRASQEGENFDLRTIFDGTLMQHHPEQAVTFVDNHDTQRGQALESTIEEWFKPAAYALILLREAGLPCVFYGDYYGIEGKFAQESFQEVLDRLLWVRKDLAYGDQTDYFDDPNCIGWTRSGTEESAPIACLISNNQAATKIMEIGSSYAGLTYYDVLENCNETVQVQEDGTAEFPVAERSVSVWVAQNTEGQ; from the coding sequence ATGAAAGAAGAAATAACGATGGAAAATCAAACCTTAATGCAATATTTTGAGTGGTATTTGCCCGCTGATGGGAACCACTGGACGCGTCTTGCTGAAGATGCGCAACACTTAGCAGACTTGGGTATTCATAAAGTCTGGATGCCACCTGCCTTTAAAGCTACTTCTAACAATGACGTTGGGTATGGGGTTTATGACCTCTTTGATTTGGGCGAGTTCGATCAAAAAGGAACGGTTCGCACCAAATATGGTTTCAAAGAAGATTATCTTCAAGCCATTCAAGCCCTCAAAGATGCAGGGATTCAACCAATGGCCGATGTCGTTCTTAACCACAAAGCTGCTGCAGATGGCCTAGAAGAATTCGAGGTCGTTGAGGTCGATCCGATGGATCGAAACAAGGTTCTCACTGAGCCCTTCACCATTCAAGGATGGACCAAATTTACTTTTGATGGCCGAAATGGCGCCTATAATGACTTCCACTGGCATTGGTACCACTTCACCGGTACGGACTACGATGCTTCACGTAATAAGAATGGGATCTACCAAATCCAAGGGGACAACAAAGGTTGGGCTCATGGAGATCTGGTAGACAAAGAAAACGGAAACTACGATTACCTCATGTACGCCGATATCGATTTCAAACATCCCGAGGTTGTAGAAAATCTCGATCAATGGGCTGAATGGTTTATCGAAACGACAGGGGTTGAGGGCTTCCGTCTGGATGCGGTCAAACACATCGACTCCTTCTTTATGAAGAATTTCATCCACAATATTACCCAAAAGTATGGTGAAGATTTCTACGTCTTTGGTGAATTTTGGAATGGCGACACAGAAACTAACGATGAGTACTTGGAAAGCATTGATTACCTGTATGACCTGGTCGACGTAGCCCTCCACCAAAACCTCTTCAGAGCTAGTCAGGAGGGTGAAAATTTCGACCTTCGAACTATTTTTGATGGAACACTAATGCAACATCATCCTGAACAGGCCGTAACCTTTGTAGACAACCATGATACCCAACGAGGGCAAGCCTTGGAATCTACCATTGAAGAATGGTTTAAGCCTGCAGCCTATGCTTTGATCTTACTTCGTGAAGCTGGTTTGCCTTGTGTCTTCTATGGAGACTACTACGGTATCGAGGGCAAATTTGCGCAAGAAAGTTTCCAAGAGGTCCTCGATCGCCTCTTATGGGTTCGTAAAGATCTGGCCTACGGGGATCAAACAGACTACTTCGATGATCCTAATTGCATCGGTTGGACACGTTCAGGTACAGAAGAATCAGCACCAATCGCCTGCTTGATTTCCAATAACCAAGCTGCTACAAAAATCATGGAGATCGGCTCATCCTACGCAGGTCTCACCTACTATGATGTCCTAGAAAATTGTAACGAAACCGTCCAAGTCCAAGAAGACGGTACTGCCGAATTCCCAGTGGCAGAGCGCTCCGTCAGTGTCTGGGTAGCCCAAAATACAGAGGGGCAATAA
- the trxA gene encoding thioredoxin, which translates to MAHVITDATFEQETSQGLVLIDFWATWCGPCRMQAPILDQLAEEVHEDDLKICKMDVDENPNTARQFGIMSIPTLLFKKDGQVVKQVAGVHTKAQLKEIIAELS; encoded by the coding sequence ATGGCACACGTAATCACAGATGCAACTTTTGAACAAGAAACCAGCCAAGGCCTTGTCTTGATTGACTTTTGGGCAACTTGGTGCGGTCCATGCCGCATGCAAGCTCCAATCTTGGATCAGTTGGCAGAAGAAGTACATGAAGATGATTTGAAAATCTGTAAGATGGATGTCGATGAAAATCCAAATACAGCACGTCAATTCGGTATCATGTCGATCCCAACTCTTCTCTTTAAAAAAGATGGACAAGTTGTCAAACAAGTGGCTGGAGTTCATACGAAAGCCCAATTGAAAGAAATCATTGCAGAATTGAGCTAA